In the Larus michahellis chromosome 6, bLarMic1.1, whole genome shotgun sequence genome, one interval contains:
- the SNORC gene encoding protein SNORC isoform X3, producing the protein MPYHRVLRLVLLLLCGVLVPAVLAEYPQGPLPTLWNEPPELPSGAGPFDAATTTAQLSDATAFPPYTPEPDPEDTTHLHRLDAGDGSLGPGAISAIVIASLLGTSVLVALVVITLRKFSAS; encoded by the exons ATGCCCTACCACAGAGTCCTTCGCCTGGTCCTGCTATTGCTGTGCGGCGTCCTGGTCCCTGCTGTGCTGGCAG AGTACCCGCAGGGCCCGCTCCCCACCCTCTGGAACGAGCCGCCCGAGCTGCCCTCTGGAGCCGGCCCCTTCGACGCCgccaccaccacagcccagcTCTCGGATGCCACCGCCTTCCCCCCGTACACCCCGGAGCCGGACCCCGAGGACACCACCCACCTGCACCGCCTGGATGCCGGGGATG GATCGCTGGGGCCCGGAGCTATCAGTGCCATTGTCATCGCCTCCCTCCTGGGTACATCTGTGCTTGTGGCCCTGGTCGTCATCACGCTGAGAAAGTTCTCTGCCTCCTGA
- the SNORC gene encoding protein SNORC isoform X1, protein MQGVHPAPGSGEKNILRETQERRPPGAVFSCQVGMAVVLVLAPAVLAVRKVIAGVSPFCVEFLPWPKQPGTGAPKVSSEYPQGPLPTLWNEPPELPSGAGPFDAATTTAQLSDATAFPPYTPEPDPEDTTHLHRLDAGDGSLGPGAISAIVIASLLGTSVLVALVVITLRKFSAS, encoded by the exons ATGCAAGGGGTACACCCGGCTCCTGGCTCTGGAGAGAAGAACATTCTCAGGGAAACGCAAGAGCGGCGTCCTCCTGGCGCGGTGTTCTCCTGCCAGGTGGGGATGGCCGTGGTGTTGGTGCTGGCCCCGGCGGTGTTGGCAGTCAGGAAGGTCATAGCTGGAGTGTCGCCCTTCTGTGTGGAGTTTCTCCCCTGGCCAAAGCAGCCAGGAACTGGGGCTCCTAAAGTGTCAT CAGAGTACCCGCAGGGCCCGCTCCCCACCCTCTGGAACGAGCCGCCCGAGCTGCCCTCTGGAGCCGGCCCCTTCGACGCCgccaccaccacagcccagcTCTCGGATGCCACCGCCTTCCCCCCGTACACCCCGGAGCCGGACCCCGAGGACACCACCCACCTGCACCGCCTGGATGCCGGGGATG GATCGCTGGGGCCCGGAGCTATCAGTGCCATTGTCATCGCCTCCCTCCTGGGTACATCTGTGCTTGTGGCCCTGGTCGTCATCACGCTGAGAAAGTTCTCTGCCTCCTGA
- the SNORC gene encoding protein SNORC isoform X2: protein MPYHRVLRLVLLLLCGVLVPAVLAAEYPQGPLPTLWNEPPELPSGAGPFDAATTTAQLSDATAFPPYTPEPDPEDTTHLHRLDAGDGSLGPGAISAIVIASLLGTSVLVALVVITLRKFSAS from the exons ATGCCCTACCACAGAGTCCTTCGCCTGGTCCTGCTATTGCTGTGCGGCGTCCTGGTCCCTGCTGTGCTGGCAG CAGAGTACCCGCAGGGCCCGCTCCCCACCCTCTGGAACGAGCCGCCCGAGCTGCCCTCTGGAGCCGGCCCCTTCGACGCCgccaccaccacagcccagcTCTCGGATGCCACCGCCTTCCCCCCGTACACCCCGGAGCCGGACCCCGAGGACACCACCCACCTGCACCGCCTGGATGCCGGGGATG GATCGCTGGGGCCCGGAGCTATCAGTGCCATTGTCATCGCCTCCCTCCTGGGTACATCTGTGCTTGTGGCCCTGGTCGTCATCACGCTGAGAAAGTTCTCTGCCTCCTGA